A region of Diceros bicornis minor isolate mBicDic1 chromosome 31, mDicBic1.mat.cur, whole genome shotgun sequence DNA encodes the following proteins:
- the SLC29A2 gene encoding equilibrative nucleoside transporter 2 isoform X1, protein MARGDVPQDSYHLVGISFFILGLGTLLPWNFFITAIPYFQGRLAGANSTTGTLGANHTGPADAFNFNNWVTLLSQLPLLLFTLLNSFLYQCIPETVRILGSLLVILLLFTLTAALVKVDMSPGPFFSITMASVWFINSFSAVLQGSLFGQLGTMPSTYSTLFLSGQGLAGIFAALAMLMSMASGVDAQTSALGYFITPCVGVLVSIVCYLSLPNLEFARYYLAKKPLQAQGQEMETKAELLQSDEKNGIPNSPQKAALTLDLDSEKEPELEPEEPQKPGKPSVFVVFRKIWLTAMCLVLVFTVTLSVFPAITAMVTSSTSPGKWSQFFNPICCFLLFNVMDWLGRSLTSYFLWPNKDSRLLPLLVCLRILFVPLFMLCHVPERSRLPILFPQDAYFITFMLLFAVSNGYLMSLTMCLAPRQVLPHEKEVAGTLMTFFLALGLSCGAALSFLFKALL, encoded by the exons ATGGCGCGAGGAGATGTACCGCAGGACAG CTACCACCTGGTCGGGATCAGCTTCTTCATCCTGGGCCTGGGCACTCTCCTTCCCTGGAACTTCTTCATCACTGCCATCCCG TACTTCCAGGGGCGGCTAGCAGGGGCCAACAGCACCACTGGGACCCTGGGCGCCAACCACACGGGCCCCGCAGATGCCTTCAACTTCAACAACTGGGTGACTCTGCTGTCCCAGCTGCCGCTGCTGCTCTTCACACTCCTCAACTCCTTCCTGTATCAGTG CATCCCTGAGACAGTTCGGATTCTGGGCAGCCTGCTGGTCATCCTGCTGCTCTTTACCCTGACGGCGGCGTTGGTCAAGGTGGACATGAGCCCTGGGCCCTTCTTCTCCATCACCATGGCCTCCGTCTGGTTCATCAACT CCTTCTCTGCAGTTCTGCAGGGCAGCCTCTTCGGGCAGCTGGGCACTATGCCTTCCACCTACAGCACCCTCTTCCTCAGCGGCCAGGGCCTGGCTGGGATCTTCGCTGCCCTTGCCATGCTCATGTCCATGGCCA GTGGCGTGGATGCCCAGACCTCCGCCCTGGGGTACTTCATCACGCCCTGCGTGGGCGTCCTCGTGTCCATCGTGTGTTACCTGAGCCTGCCCAACCTG GAGTTTGCCCGCTATTACCTGGCCAAGAAACCACTGCAGGCTCAGGGGCAGGAGATGGAGACCAAAGCTGAGCTCCTCCAGTCTG ATGAGAAGAATGGAATTCCCAACAGCCCCCAGAAGGCAGCACTGACTCTGGATCTTGACTCTGAGAAGgagccagagctggagccagaggAGCCTCAGAAACCAGGAAAACCTTCAGTTTTTGTTGTCTTCCGAAAG ATCTGGCTGACGGCGATGTGCCTTGTGTTGGTCTTCACAGTCACCCTGTCCGTCTTCCCTGCCATCACAGCCATGGTGACCAGCTCCACCAGTCCTGGGAAGTGGA gtCAGTTCTTCAACCCCATCTGCTGCTTCCTTCTCTTCAACGTCATGGACTGGCTGGGACGGAGCCTGACCTCCTACTTCCTGTGG CCGAACAAGGACAGCCGGCTGCTGCCCCTGCTGGTCTGCCTGCGCATCCTGTTCGTGCCGCTCTTCATGCTGTGCCACGTGCCCGAGAGGTCCCGGCTGCCCATCCTCTTCCCACAGGACGCCTACTTCATCACGTTCATGCTGCTCTTTGCCGTTTCCAACGGTTACCTGATGTCCCTCACCATGTGCCTGGCACCCAG GCAGGTGCTGCCGCATGAGAAGGAGGTGGCCGGCACCCTCATGACCTTCTtcctggccctggggctctccTGTGGGGCcgccctctccttcctcttcaagGCGCTGCTCTGA
- the B4GAT1 gene encoding beta-1,4-glucuronyltransferase 1: MQMSYAIRCAFYQLLLAALMLVAMLQLLYLSLLSGLHGQEEQDQYFEFFPPSPRSVDQVKAQLRTALASGGVLDASGDYRVYRGLLKTTMDPNDVILATHASVDNLLHLSGLLERWEGPLSVSVFAATKEEAQLATVLTYALSSHCPDMRARVAMHLVCPSRYEAAVPDPREPGEFALLRSCQEVFDKLARVAQPGINYALGTNVSYPNNLLRNLAREGANYALVIDVDMVPSEGLWRGLREMLDQSKQWAGTALVVPAFEIRRARRMPTNKNELLQLYQVGEVRPFYYGLCTPCQAPTNYSRWVNLPEETLLRPAYVVPWQDPWEPFYVAGGKVPTFDERFRQYGFNRISQACELHVAGFDFEVLNEGFLVHKGFKEALKFHPQKEAENQHNKILYRQFKQELKAKYPDSPRHC, from the exons ATGCAGATGTCCTACGCCATTCGGTGCGCCTTCTACCAGCTGCTGCTGGCCGCGCTAATGTTGGTGGcgatgctgcagctgctctacCTGTCGCTGCTGTCCGGGCTACACGGGCAGGAGGAGCAAGACCAGTATTTCGAGTTCTTCCCCCCATCCCCGCGGTCCGTGGACCAGGTCAAGGCGCAGCTCCGCACCGCGCTGGCCTCCGGAGGCGTCCTGGACGCCAGCGGCGACTACCGCGTCTACAGGGGCCTACTGAAGACCACCATGGACCCCAACGATGTGATCCTGGCCACGCACGCCAGCGTGGACAACCTGCTGCACCTGTCCGGCCTGTTGGAGCGCTGGGAGGGCCCGCTATCCGTGTCGGTGTTCGCGGCCACCAAAGAGGAGGCGCAGCTGGCCACGGTGCTGACCTATGCGCTGAGCAGCCACTGCCCCGACATGCGCGCCAGGGTCGCCATGCACCTCGTGTGCCCCTCGCGCTATGAGGCCGCGGTGCCCGACCCCAGGGAGCCGGGGGAGTTTGCCCTGTTGCGGTCCTGCCAGGAAGTCTTTGACAAGCTAGCCAGGGTGGCCCAGCCCGGGATCAATTATGCGTTGGGCACCAATGTCTCCTACCCCAATAACCTGCTGAGGAATCTGGCTCGTGAGGGGGCCAACTATGCCCTGGTAATCGATGTGGACATGGTGCCCAGCGAGGGGCTGTGGAGAGGCCTGCGGGAAATGCTGGATCAGAGCAAGCAGTGGGCGGGCACAGCGCTGGTGGTGCCTGCCTTCGAGATCCGCCGAGCCCGCCGCATGCCCACGAACAAGAATGAGCTGCTGCAGCTCTACCAGGTGGGCGAGGTGCGGCCCTTCTATTACGGGCTGTGCACGCCCTGCCAGGCGCCCACCAACTACTCCCGCTGGGTCAACCTGCCAGAAGAGACCTTGCTGAGGCCTGCCTACGTAGTGCCCTGGCAGGACCCCTGGGAGCCATTCTACGTGGCTGGAGGCAAGGTGCCCACCTTCGACGAGCGCTTTCGGCAGTACGGCTTCAATCGCATCAGCCAG GCCTGTGAGCTGCACGTGGCAGGATTTGATTTCGAGGTGCTGAACGAAGGTTTCCTGGTTCATAAGGGCTTCAAAGAAGCCTTGAAGTTCCATCCCCAAAAGGAAGCCGAAAATCAGCACAATAAGATCCTTTACCGCCAGTTCAAACAGGAGTTAAAGGCGAAGTACCCTGACTCCCCACGTCACTGCTGA
- the BRMS1 gene encoding breast cancer metastasis-suppressor 1 isoform X3 has product MPVQPPSKDTEEMEAEGDSAAEMNGEEEESEEERSGSQTESEEESSEMDDEDYERRRSECVNEMLDLEKQFSELKEKLFRERLSQLRVRLEEVGAERAPEYTEPLGGLQRSLKIRIQVAGIYKGFCLDVIRNKYECELQGAKQHLEGELQERIQRLEEDRQSLDISSEWWDDKLHARGSSKTWDSLPPSKRKKAPLVSGPYIVYMLQEIDILEDWTAIKKARAAVSPQKRKSDGQPPLCPPRQ; this is encoded by the exons ATGCCCGTCCAGCCTCCAAGCAAAGACACAGAGGAGATGGAAGCAGAGGGCGACTCAGCCGCCGAGATGaatggggaagaggaagagagtgaGGAGGAACGGAGTGGCAGCCAGACCGAGTCAGAGGAGGAGAGCTCAG AGATGGACGACGAGGACTACGAGCGGCGCCGCAGCGAGTGTGTCAACGAGATgctggacctggagaagcagTTCTCGGAGCTGAAGGAGAA GTTGTTCAGGGAGCGACTGAGTCAGCTGCGGGTGCGGCTGGAGGAAGTGGGGGCCGAGAGAGCGCCCGAGTACACGGAGCCCCTGGGGGGGCTGCAGCGGAGCCTCAAGATTCGCATTCAGGTGGCAG GGATCTACAAGGGCTTCTGTCTGGACGTGATCAGGAATAAGTACgagtgtgagctgcagggggcCAAGCAGCACCTGGAG GGCGAGCTGCAGGAGCGGAtccagaggctggaggaggacCGCCAGAGCCTGGACATCAGCTCTG agtggtgggatgacAAACTGCACGCCAGAGGCAGCTCGAAGACCTGGGACTCCCTGCCACCCAGCAAGAGGAAGAAGGCGCCTCTTGTTTCTG GCCCCTACATCGTGTACATGCTGCAGGAGATTGACATCCTGGAGGACTGGACGGCCATCAAAAAG GCTAGGGCAGCTGTATCCCCTCAGAAGAGAAAATCAGATG GTcagcctcctctgtgccctccccgACAATGA
- the SLC29A2 gene encoding equilibrative nucleoside transporter 2 isoform X3 — protein sequence MSSIPETVRILGSLLVILLLFTLTAALVKVDMSPGPFFSITMASVWFINSFSAVLQGSLFGQLGTMPSTYSTLFLSGQGLAGIFAALAMLMSMASGVDAQTSALGYFITPCVGVLVSIVCYLSLPNLEFARYYLAKKPLQAQGQEMETKAELLQSDEKNGIPNSPQKAALTLDLDSEKEPELEPEEPQKPGKPSVFVVFRKIWLTAMCLVLVFTVTLSVFPAITAMVTSSTSPGKWSQFFNPICCFLLFNVMDWLGRSLTSYFLWPNKDSRLLPLLVCLRILFVPLFMLCHVPERSRLPILFPQDAYFITFMLLFAVSNGYLMSLTMCLAPRQVLPHEKEVAGTLMTFFLALGLSCGAALSFLFKALL from the exons ATGAGCAGCATCCCTGAGACAGTTCGGATTCTGGGCAGCCTGCTGGTCATCCTGCTGCTCTTTACCCTGACGGCGGCGTTGGTCAAGGTGGACATGAGCCCTGGGCCCTTCTTCTCCATCACCATGGCCTCCGTCTGGTTCATCAACT CCTTCTCTGCAGTTCTGCAGGGCAGCCTCTTCGGGCAGCTGGGCACTATGCCTTCCACCTACAGCACCCTCTTCCTCAGCGGCCAGGGCCTGGCTGGGATCTTCGCTGCCCTTGCCATGCTCATGTCCATGGCCA GTGGCGTGGATGCCCAGACCTCCGCCCTGGGGTACTTCATCACGCCCTGCGTGGGCGTCCTCGTGTCCATCGTGTGTTACCTGAGCCTGCCCAACCTG GAGTTTGCCCGCTATTACCTGGCCAAGAAACCACTGCAGGCTCAGGGGCAGGAGATGGAGACCAAAGCTGAGCTCCTCCAGTCTG ATGAGAAGAATGGAATTCCCAACAGCCCCCAGAAGGCAGCACTGACTCTGGATCTTGACTCTGAGAAGgagccagagctggagccagaggAGCCTCAGAAACCAGGAAAACCTTCAGTTTTTGTTGTCTTCCGAAAG ATCTGGCTGACGGCGATGTGCCTTGTGTTGGTCTTCACAGTCACCCTGTCCGTCTTCCCTGCCATCACAGCCATGGTGACCAGCTCCACCAGTCCTGGGAAGTGGA gtCAGTTCTTCAACCCCATCTGCTGCTTCCTTCTCTTCAACGTCATGGACTGGCTGGGACGGAGCCTGACCTCCTACTTCCTGTGG CCGAACAAGGACAGCCGGCTGCTGCCCCTGCTGGTCTGCCTGCGCATCCTGTTCGTGCCGCTCTTCATGCTGTGCCACGTGCCCGAGAGGTCCCGGCTGCCCATCCTCTTCCCACAGGACGCCTACTTCATCACGTTCATGCTGCTCTTTGCCGTTTCCAACGGTTACCTGATGTCCCTCACCATGTGCCTGGCACCCAG GCAGGTGCTGCCGCATGAGAAGGAGGTGGCCGGCACCCTCATGACCTTCTtcctggccctggggctctccTGTGGGGCcgccctctccttcctcttcaagGCGCTGCTCTGA
- the BRMS1 gene encoding breast cancer metastasis-suppressor 1 isoform X2 — translation MPVQPPSKDTEEMEAEGDSAAEMNGEEEESEEERSGSQTESEEESSEMDDEDYERRRSECVNEMLDLEKQFSELKEKLFRERLSQLRVRLEEVGAERAPEYTEPLGGLQRSLKIRIQVAGIYKGFCLDVIRNKYECELQGAKQHLESEKLLLYDTLQGELQERIQRLEEDRQSLDISSEWWDDKLHARGSSKTWDSLPPSKRKKAPLVSGPYIVYMLQEIDILEDWTAIKKARAAVSPQKRKSDGP, via the exons ATGCCCGTCCAGCCTCCAAGCAAAGACACAGAGGAGATGGAAGCAGAGGGCGACTCAGCCGCCGAGATGaatggggaagaggaagagagtgaGGAGGAACGGAGTGGCAGCCAGACCGAGTCAGAGGAGGAGAGCTCAG AGATGGACGACGAGGACTACGAGCGGCGCCGCAGCGAGTGTGTCAACGAGATgctggacctggagaagcagTTCTCGGAGCTGAAGGAGAA GTTGTTCAGGGAGCGACTGAGTCAGCTGCGGGTGCGGCTGGAGGAAGTGGGGGCCGAGAGAGCGCCCGAGTACACGGAGCCCCTGGGGGGGCTGCAGCGGAGCCTCAAGATTCGCATTCAGGTGGCAG GGATCTACAAGGGCTTCTGTCTGGACGTGATCAGGAATAAGTACgagtgtgagctgcagggggcCAAGCAGCACCTGGAG AGTGAGAAGCTCCTGCTCTATGACACCCTGCAGGGCGAGCTGCAGGAGCGGAtccagaggctggaggaggacCGCCAGAGCCTGGACATCAGCTCTG agtggtgggatgacAAACTGCACGCCAGAGGCAGCTCGAAGACCTGGGACTCCCTGCCACCCAGCAAGAGGAAGAAGGCGCCTCTTGTTTCTG GCCCCTACATCGTGTACATGCTGCAGGAGATTGACATCCTGGAGGACTGGACGGCCATCAAAAAG GCTAGGGCAGCTGTATCCCCTCAGAAGAGAAAATCAGATG GACCGTGA
- the SLC29A2 gene encoding equilibrative nucleoside transporter 2 isoform X2 produces MARGDVPQDSYHLVGISFFILGLGTLLPWNFFITAIPYFQGRLAGANSTTGTLGANHTGPADAFNFNNWVTLLSQLPLLLFTLLNSFLYQCIPETVRILGSLLVILLLFTLTAALVKVDMSPGPFFSITMASVWFINFLQGSLFGQLGTMPSTYSTLFLSGQGLAGIFAALAMLMSMASGVDAQTSALGYFITPCVGVLVSIVCYLSLPNLEFARYYLAKKPLQAQGQEMETKAELLQSDEKNGIPNSPQKAALTLDLDSEKEPELEPEEPQKPGKPSVFVVFRKIWLTAMCLVLVFTVTLSVFPAITAMVTSSTSPGKWSQFFNPICCFLLFNVMDWLGRSLTSYFLWPNKDSRLLPLLVCLRILFVPLFMLCHVPERSRLPILFPQDAYFITFMLLFAVSNGYLMSLTMCLAPRQVLPHEKEVAGTLMTFFLALGLSCGAALSFLFKALL; encoded by the exons ATGGCGCGAGGAGATGTACCGCAGGACAG CTACCACCTGGTCGGGATCAGCTTCTTCATCCTGGGCCTGGGCACTCTCCTTCCCTGGAACTTCTTCATCACTGCCATCCCG TACTTCCAGGGGCGGCTAGCAGGGGCCAACAGCACCACTGGGACCCTGGGCGCCAACCACACGGGCCCCGCAGATGCCTTCAACTTCAACAACTGGGTGACTCTGCTGTCCCAGCTGCCGCTGCTGCTCTTCACACTCCTCAACTCCTTCCTGTATCAGTG CATCCCTGAGACAGTTCGGATTCTGGGCAGCCTGCTGGTCATCCTGCTGCTCTTTACCCTGACGGCGGCGTTGGTCAAGGTGGACATGAGCCCTGGGCCCTTCTTCTCCATCACCATGGCCTCCGTCTGGTTCATCAACT TTCTGCAGGGCAGCCTCTTCGGGCAGCTGGGCACTATGCCTTCCACCTACAGCACCCTCTTCCTCAGCGGCCAGGGCCTGGCTGGGATCTTCGCTGCCCTTGCCATGCTCATGTCCATGGCCA GTGGCGTGGATGCCCAGACCTCCGCCCTGGGGTACTTCATCACGCCCTGCGTGGGCGTCCTCGTGTCCATCGTGTGTTACCTGAGCCTGCCCAACCTG GAGTTTGCCCGCTATTACCTGGCCAAGAAACCACTGCAGGCTCAGGGGCAGGAGATGGAGACCAAAGCTGAGCTCCTCCAGTCTG ATGAGAAGAATGGAATTCCCAACAGCCCCCAGAAGGCAGCACTGACTCTGGATCTTGACTCTGAGAAGgagccagagctggagccagaggAGCCTCAGAAACCAGGAAAACCTTCAGTTTTTGTTGTCTTCCGAAAG ATCTGGCTGACGGCGATGTGCCTTGTGTTGGTCTTCACAGTCACCCTGTCCGTCTTCCCTGCCATCACAGCCATGGTGACCAGCTCCACCAGTCCTGGGAAGTGGA gtCAGTTCTTCAACCCCATCTGCTGCTTCCTTCTCTTCAACGTCATGGACTGGCTGGGACGGAGCCTGACCTCCTACTTCCTGTGG CCGAACAAGGACAGCCGGCTGCTGCCCCTGCTGGTCTGCCTGCGCATCCTGTTCGTGCCGCTCTTCATGCTGTGCCACGTGCCCGAGAGGTCCCGGCTGCCCATCCTCTTCCCACAGGACGCCTACTTCATCACGTTCATGCTGCTCTTTGCCGTTTCCAACGGTTACCTGATGTCCCTCACCATGTGCCTGGCACCCAG GCAGGTGCTGCCGCATGAGAAGGAGGTGGCCGGCACCCTCATGACCTTCTtcctggccctggggctctccTGTGGGGCcgccctctccttcctcttcaagGCGCTGCTCTGA
- the BRMS1 gene encoding breast cancer metastasis-suppressor 1 isoform X1, with product MPVQPPSKDTEEMEAEGDSAAEMNGEEEESEEERSGSQTESEEESSEMDDEDYERRRSECVNEMLDLEKQFSELKEKLFRERLSQLRVRLEEVGAERAPEYTEPLGGLQRSLKIRIQVAGIYKGFCLDVIRNKYECELQGAKQHLESEKLLLYDTLQGELQERIQRLEEDRQSLDISSEWWDDKLHARGSSKTWDSLPPSKRKKAPLVSGPYIVYMLQEIDILEDWTAIKKARAAVSPQKRKSDGQPPLCPPRQ from the exons ATGCCCGTCCAGCCTCCAAGCAAAGACACAGAGGAGATGGAAGCAGAGGGCGACTCAGCCGCCGAGATGaatggggaagaggaagagagtgaGGAGGAACGGAGTGGCAGCCAGACCGAGTCAGAGGAGGAGAGCTCAG AGATGGACGACGAGGACTACGAGCGGCGCCGCAGCGAGTGTGTCAACGAGATgctggacctggagaagcagTTCTCGGAGCTGAAGGAGAA GTTGTTCAGGGAGCGACTGAGTCAGCTGCGGGTGCGGCTGGAGGAAGTGGGGGCCGAGAGAGCGCCCGAGTACACGGAGCCCCTGGGGGGGCTGCAGCGGAGCCTCAAGATTCGCATTCAGGTGGCAG GGATCTACAAGGGCTTCTGTCTGGACGTGATCAGGAATAAGTACgagtgtgagctgcagggggcCAAGCAGCACCTGGAG AGTGAGAAGCTCCTGCTCTATGACACCCTGCAGGGCGAGCTGCAGGAGCGGAtccagaggctggaggaggacCGCCAGAGCCTGGACATCAGCTCTG agtggtgggatgacAAACTGCACGCCAGAGGCAGCTCGAAGACCTGGGACTCCCTGCCACCCAGCAAGAGGAAGAAGGCGCCTCTTGTTTCTG GCCCCTACATCGTGTACATGCTGCAGGAGATTGACATCCTGGAGGACTGGACGGCCATCAAAAAG GCTAGGGCAGCTGTATCCCCTCAGAAGAGAAAATCAGATG GTcagcctcctctgtgccctccccgACAATGA